TTTAAGGAATTTTCGGAGCTATTTTTGGCCTTTTTTTCATACTGTCGATACACCTTGTTGTATCGACACATAGTGCATCAGTACAGAGTGATACGTACCATACCGCTAGCTGGCCAGTACATTAGTTTAGACCGTAATGTGAACTTTGAGTTTGAGTCAATGTACATGTTGTTACCTCTATATTATACTAAACCTTATTATCATACCAAGATCCAACCTCCATTTGATTACTTAGATACCTTGCCTAATTTTGAGATTGTCTCTTTCTTTCTTGTGCTTCTACCTATATCCTAGGTTTTTTAAATACCTTTTCTGGTTGGTTACCTATCGCACATAGAAAGTTAACAAGAATGTACTCAACAGTAAGAATATAAATTGTAGTAAAAATAATTTGTAAATTGTTTTGCAAGTTATGCTTTAGACGTCCACTTGGTCAAACACCCATTCTTTCTTATGCTAAAATTTCATTCCTAACATTTCCACCATTTTTCCCCAAAAATCTGAATGATAATATCCCCAACTCTTTGCTAAAATTCCATTCCAGTGACACTAACACTTGTTGCTGAAAGAAATACAAGGTATTCTTGCACAACACATTATGAAGTCGGTGGGTGTTTGTCTTCACCAAATGTGcataaaaaatacttttatttaaTTGTAGCCGACTTTGACAGTAACAAGAATCTATATCTGTTACCATGTGTAAGTTTCTTGTGTGGCCTTTTTCATCTCTGAATTAAACAGTAGTTGGTTTTCTTTTATTACCATAGAACGATTTTATCCTTGAGCTACAGGTCTTAATGCCAGCATGAGCATTCATTAGGCTTCAGGATATCTCAGTTTTTTATTATGACCAGTGGACAATATAAAATATTCGCATGGAGATTAAACTTTTTCATCTCACATCGTTATTACCATTGTCTTTAATGAATTCATATAGATTGTTTCTTATCCCGAGTTAATTTctcatttgttatttatttgtACAACTGATAGATCAGGGGAACCTTGGGAAGATCAAAGTCCAAACTTCTAAATCTCCTCATGATTTTTCAATATTGCAGATGGCAGATGTTGCCAAGGACTTAGCTGCTGGTACGGTTGGAGGTGCAGCACAACTGATTGTTGGGCACCCCTTTGATACAATTAAGGTCAAGCTTCAAAGCCAGCCTGCACCACTGCCTGGGCAGCCTCCCAAGTATTCTGGTGCAATGGATGCAGTTAAGCAGACCATCTCTGCAGAAGGCCCAAGAGGCTTATATAAGGGAATGGGAGCTCCACTTGCAACTGTCGCAGCCTTCAATGCTCTTCTATTTACTGTCAGGGGCCAAATGGAAGCATTACTGAGGTCAGAACCTGGCACTGTCTTGACAGTGAACCAGCAGGTTATATGTGGTGCTGGTGCTGGTGTTGCAGTTTCTTTCCTAGCCTGTCCAACAGAGTTGATCAAATGCAGGTTGGTTACCCTGGTAAATTATATCTTCAACAATAAAACTACATGCTAAATAGTATAATGTGCATTAGGCCCCATTCCAAGCAATTATTTCCACCCCAAGGCTCTACGAGCACTGTTCCAACTGAACAAAAACAAATACAATCTATTTCAATCAAAACATGCCCATTCTACTGCCTTCTTAAGGCACTTCTGAAAATGTTTTGCATGCCTTCCACAGTAGTCATCACAACTTTAGCAAAACCAGATGATGCTGTCTGAAAGTTCACCATTTTGATCTCAATTGTACTAAATCAAAGCAATTAGCAGAGCTTTCTTTCTGTTCTCAGAAAGGGCTCTTCCTTTACAATTAAAGAAAAACCACAGTGTCTCAATTGTAGTAAATTACAATATCAGGTCTACTACTATTTTCAAACTCAAACACCTTATTCCAAATCTCAGAAGAGTATAAACAAGTAAAGGATTAATGTCACACTGCCTCCTTTTTAGTGTAAGAAACACAGATCTTGGAGCAATTTATATTCACTATTATATTTGGGTCAGAAAATTGTCCAAAACTGCCAATTAAAGAGTGAAGACATGCTTTTGTTGATCATGCCCAGTCAACAGGATTCTTTTTCCGTGTTTTATGATTTATCCATCTCTTCCTTCCCTTACAAGTGTAGAGGAACCACACAGTTTCATCATCCATATCTGTAAACCAACTACTGTCAGATGTTTGCACAATTTATTCGACATCGTCAAGCTTTTCTTCCTCCAGAGTTCCACTCAGTCCCAAGGAGTTTCCTGCTGATTTCATCCACAGCCTTTGTCATCTTTTCCAGATAGAACAAATGCACTAACCAAAAAATTTGGAAAATACAAATCACAGAGACTCATTGTTCCTGGATAGAAGAAAAATCTAATAGTCTAACTTTGTACTCTGCTTGTGATGTCATTTTTTACCAGCACTTAACAGTCTTATGGTTGTAATTTAGATGGAACTAGATGTATGCCAAATTAGTATGCAGGTAATGACATCTTCAAACTACATTTTAGGTAGAACAGCGACCTTCACAAATATCAAGTGGCTCACTTTCAATTGTTTGCAACTTGGGTGAAAGCCAAAATTTGGAATATATAGATAGCTTCCCCAAACATCCAAATAAGAGCTCCATCCCTCTTAACAAAGAGATAGTGTGACAATGGATCACCTAACTAAGGCCATTTTGCCCAGGAAAGAAGCCAATTATATTCCCATTTAACATCACTGAGAACAAAATAGAGGTGATAGAGGTTTAAATCCAATTTATCATTTCTGGAAGAAATATCAAATTTAACATCCTTCCAAATATTCCCATGATAAGGGATCACAAGACTTTTGTGTATCAACATAAAATGGTATTTCTGTGATAATTGAGAAAATTCTTGTGTGCACATTGTCCAAGATTAGAAGGGGTATTAATTGGACAAGGCTCCTGCCAATTTGGGTTTGCAACATTACCTCTATATCAAGAAGGTCGTTTCCAGAACTTGAACATTGGTCTCCCAGTTCACGAAGCAGCAGCCTTAACTCTACATTGTCCAAGATCCTTCTCCCTTTAATTAATGTTGTTTCTGACAATTTTTATGTTTGCCCAGACCATCTTGGAAcctattaataattaatttttgcAAGACATTTGTAGAGAATGTTACAGTAGGAGATATTAGTCCAATTCTGATAATTAACTAGCTTTTTGTCTTTTGGGTTAAATGTTACAGTAATAGTATTTAGTTGTTTCAGTAGTTTATTTGTTTGAAAGATACTCTGTACTGCCCTTAACACCTCACTTCCATTAGTGTCCctgataatttgataaaatttggCTATAaagccatctggacctgggccttCTCTCAAATGGAAAATAAAGCCTTCTTGGGATCTTCAGACTCAAATGGCCTAATTAGCCAGTTCTGTCTTTATCATATAACTTTTGTCCTTCATCCAAGATTGGATCATTTAGTTTCACTCTATGCAATACTTGTTATCCAATTAATTATTTGTAAAGTTCGCCACTCCTCAAGAATCCTCATTTCATATTATCTCAACACCTTGTTTGTTGATGATAAACTGAATCCTAGTTTTATCCTATTGGCTCTGTGCATCTGAGCAAAAAGAGGACATTTTTTATCCCCAGATGCAAACAGTTAGATCTTTGACCAATCTTTAAGGAGTTCTTCCTCATATTTCATCACTTGAGTGTTCCAACAGATGAGCTTTTTCAGTTGCTACTGTGACTTGGTCTCCAGGTTTAGCATATGATTGCTTCTGGATGTCTTCAAGCTGTGATTTTAGCATAACAATTATCAGTTTCATCTTGTTCAAGCTCTGCTTCTGTTTTTGAATTATCTGAAGCATGAGAGAGCTAGTAACACATCTGCTCCAGTCATTTCTAATGATATCGGGGATTTTATAATCCTCCACCCAAGTATTCACAAATTCAGAAGTTCTCTTGTGCATAATCTGTAAAATGGTAGTCACAGAGGGaacattatgtaaaattcctaaggaatttatatttcaaatcataaaatatttggAGCCAAATGTCTCTTAATTAGGACAGTATCCAGTTTTCTGTGCTTATTTGCATCTGCAGCCTGCCTATTACACCAACTTAAATTGAAATTATTGTATTCAAACATGGTGATTTTACATCTTAAACATTGGTCTGGTGATGGTGTACCAGACCCATTTACCAAAGGGTGAGGGTTTGAAACCTCATCTGATATATTTTTAGGATCTTGACAAATTATTGCAAGGTCTTGGGCATAAATCTCATCTTCGTCATTTGCCCTTTACAACAGAAAAATAAAAGTGATTTTGCTTCCATCATACACAGGCAAAAGGAATTCTGCAGATACATCAGCTGTAGTCTCCATCTCATTTGTCCACGAGGTTGGCAATCATAGATTTAATGCTTTGCCAAACACTCCTTTCCTGTTTGGTATTGGTCATGTACTGCTGAATGCCATACTTATTGCTTATTATGAAATTCAAATTATCTGATCTCCACAAAAATAATATTTCCTAACAAATATATATTTTCCCATCATAAGCATATTGTCCAAATAATTGAATGCTCTTACTAGTTTGCACCCTACTGCAACATTCACTAGGATTTTTTTGATTGTTCTGCTTCATTACCTAGTGCCTCTATTTATTATTACTAAAAAAATGGCTTCTTTTGTGACTGAGATTCGAAGAATTTTACTCTTCATGATCAATTAATTGTAATTAATATAACAATTGTCCTCTTACTATCGAACAGAAACAAATTACATATCACCTTCTGGTGCTTCCAGTgatctaatatttttttctttccctttatTAGGAACTCAAAACCAGTTTCCAATAGGCATGCCCTATGATTCATTGAGTCCTATATTGGAGTTTCATCATAATTTAGGCCATCAAAAATAGAAATAATTATGGATCAATATCAAAAGGTGAACCAATGAGGAGTACCAAGGTGGCTTAATTAAGAACTATCAAGACAAAGTCCTATTCATTAGAAAGAGTGAATTGACATGGAACAAAGGACCCTTGGTCTTCTTTATTTATATGTAAATGAATAGTTATCTGATTTGACTGATTTTGATCTATCAGTGACATCTATAAATAGGGTTTCCATCTCCTACTGTCAGAACACCATAAAATGGGTATCATATGATTTCTCAAGAGTGCTTCTCTACAGCTTCCTCTTATAGTATAAGTGCTTTTAACATATGTCCAAAATGTATTTAtggttttgtagaattcatacttGAAGTTTCTTTGAGACTCCAGCGCAATATATAAAATGCTCTTATGTAGGTCAAATTCATCGTTTGCCCCTGTATTCTTGGTAGTTAAAGCCCATCCACCTTTGCTTTGGTTTTTGAGGAATTTGTGTGAGAGAGGTTCAGTGCTACAATTAGATATGGTGCTACCAAAAACAAAATTTAAGTTGAAGAAGTTCGACAACGACAGCAACTTATTTTATGCAGAGGGTGAAAGTAGTGTTGGTTGAGAATGGTTACTGTGTGTTGTTTTTGTGCATCCATTACCATTTTGATGGCTCCTCCCAATCTTAGATTGGTAAATGATTTCACTCTCTACCTCAATTAACTAAACTGAAAATAACATGTTTTTCTGCAGTGTAAATATATAGTGTCTTTGAGGCATCTTGTTTTTCCTGTAGATAATTTTTCATTTGGGTTCATTTCATTATCTCATGCTTGTTCTTCTTGTTCCCTAGTTATTGATACTGTTAGAGAAATCTTTAGATTAGTCTTCAAGTAAGTTTGATTTGTTTGACGTTAAGCTATGAAGGGTTCTTAATCCAACTATAGCATATACTGACTACACTGATTAGTGACACTGGTTCTCTACATGAAGCATGTTTCACttaaaatattatgtttaaatCTTAGCACTCATTGTTACATTAGATTTGCTGGTGTAAAAGTTGTGTTTCTTCTTTTGAGTTACATTCTAAAACAGGCTGCAAGCTCAGAGTGCCTTAGCAAGCTCAACCACCTCTTCAGGTGCAGTAAAATATGGAGGACCCATGGACGTGGCAAAGCATGTTATGAGAGAAGCTGGCCTTAGAGGCTTATTCAAAGGCCTCGTCCCGACACTTTCACGAGAAGTACCTGGAAATGCTGCAATGTTTGGTGTCTATGAAGCTCTTAAGCAAAAATTTGCTGGGGGTCCTGATACTTCAGGTCTCGGTAGGGGCCATTTGATTGTCGCCGGAGGGCTGGCTGGAGCAGCATTCTGGGCATCGGTCTATCCAACAGATGTTGTAAAAAGTGTCATTCAAGTTGATGATTATAGGAACCCAAAGTACTCCAGTTCCATTGATGCCTTCAGAAAAATACTAGCTTCAGAGGGTGTCAAGGGCCTATATAGAGGCTTTGGACCAGCCATGGCTCGTAGTGTTCCTGCCAATGCAGCATGTTTCTTAGCATATGAGATCACCAGATCTAGCCTTGGGTGAATTGTTGCTTTCCTTTGTGTTCTTGGGGcaactttctttcttcttttcgggCTAGGTAACTCTGCTGCAATGTACCAGTCCATTTCTAGTGTCATTCAAGAAATCCTTATTTGACTGTCTGAAGCATCAGTTTACTGTTGACATGTTTGCTTCTGATCATTTCTTGTACTTAATACTGGAAGCAAATTGAAATTCTTTTCCTCAAACATTTGGTTCGTGCAAATGATAGTTGCAGAGCAGCTGTATATAACTTGTAGTTGACAGTGAACTGACAGAGTGAGCTACAAGATTTTGCATTACCAAGACAAGGAAACTGTTGGGCAAATTTCAAGATGGGTTTTCCATGCTGAACAGGGTTTCTATTATAGAAAACTATGTTATGGAATGAAGAGTATGTTGAAACAGAAATCAATTAAGTTAAAATTGGGTCATGTAAACGACAGGAATTTCTGCTGCATTTTGAAAAACAATAAAAGCAGCTAAAATATCATTAGTATATTATATACAATTAAAAATGCAGAagagtggttgaagaaaagaTCAAGTAAATATAGCTGACTCGATGAGTTGACGCATCTTGCTAAAGCTGTGAGGCTCGCCGTCCACGTGATACGATCAATCTCTGGTTTCATTACCGCTGCTACTGCTTTCCCGAAACGGCAATTAAACTCTCACTATTGCCCTTTTACTCGCCGTATTCTGAAATGACAAGGGGACGCCCCTACCTTTGAAAATATATCCAAAATGCCCCTGAACCAATTGCAACTGAACTGGTTCAGGATATTTGGTCCAAAATAGACGGTTTGAAATTGAACCTGTCCAATTTAAATGTGTTGGGGAGTCACTATTTCTTTTGGCAATGTCATATAGAGGAAGTTAGGAGAATCGTATTTGGTCAATCTCGTAAACATTCGTATCATCCCTTGCTGTTAGTGAATCTTTACGTCGTGGCTGAGGAGTTAGCATGGCTCGGTCCAATCCTGGATGTGCAAGGTTGTCCACGTAGAAACTCGGGTGACGTAAGTGAGCATCGGGTTGGGTTGAGTCGTGGGCCTCGTCGCCTACTTCTTTGTCGTCGAGCTCCTACACTCAGGTCAAGGTCGAGAGGAAGATTTTTCAACTCGATCCCTCCAAAGTTTAAGTTAGAGTTGAGTGGAATAAGATAAAGTTGAGTCCTCGAAGCCTCCTCTCGTTGGC
The DNA window shown above is from Musa acuminata AAA Group cultivar baxijiao chromosome BXJ2-4, Cavendish_Baxijiao_AAA, whole genome shotgun sequence and carries:
- the LOC135610165 gene encoding mitochondrial carnitine/acylcarnitine carrier-like protein; translated protein: MADVAKDLAAGTVGGAAQLIVGHPFDTIKVKLQSQPAPLPGQPPKYSGAMDAVKQTISAEGPRGLYKGMGAPLATVAAFNALLFTVRGQMEALLRSEPGTVLTVNQQVICGAGAGVAVSFLACPTELIKCRLQAQSALASSTTSSGAVKYGGPMDVAKHVMREAGLRGLFKGLVPTLSREVPGNAAMFGVYEALKQKFAGGPDTSGLGRGHLIVAGGLAGAAFWASVYPTDVVKSVIQVDDYRNPKYSSSIDAFRKILASEGVKGLYRGFGPAMARSVPANAACFLAYEITRSSLG